From the Oryzias melastigma strain HK-1 linkage group LG13, ASM292280v2, whole genome shotgun sequence genome, the window AACAATTGAACAATTTGAGGATAATCTCCAAACAGAGCATCAACATTTGTGAGGCTTGTCTTTGTAAATATAGTATCAAGTTATTCTCACACTTGAGCTGATAAAGCCTCTTCAGCTGACTGAAGCAGCAGCTTGTTATCTCACACTGAGCCTGAGAGGACTCTGCAGAGTTCAAGGAATATGTGAGAGATATGTTTTACCCTGTGAAGCCCACTGCACCCAAAAAATGATAGGAAACTTTTATAGTTTGGAAGTTATTTAAACCCTTTTATGAAATCCACCAAAAAACAGATTGCAATATAACTTTAAATGAGatacaaataaaatcagttttgatCCGTTGggtgttttttcttaaaaacaacgTTCGCTTAAGACGCAAAGATATTGACATGAATGTCCTGggaaaaagcaccttatttgcTCACTGTCTCAAGATTGTGTAACtttattataaagaattaataatgaacaaaattagcattttattcaGTACAGCAAGTAGTCGTTTAAAAAATCAGTGATaaaagatgagttattctcatcgtaaagtttgaaaataagcaaaacttttttaataacCAGAAATGTAATGAGGCGGTTATTTTGAAGCaagaaaagcccttctactgcccccagTGGAAGGATGATGTATTATAGGTCATAAAAACATAGAGAAAGTTCAATACAAAGGGATTTGAAAGTCTCCCTCCTatgaaaaaatcctgtttttgagtcagctcagctccagaagccacgccccctcagaggagatttaagaaacagaggcttcaaatcaacatgaaaaatggctttttaagacatttaggttgtgggattctggttaaaaacttcataatcataattaaatagAATAATTATAATAGGTGGATTTAAACTTAGACCCaaagcagacagaaaatgtgtttgatcCTGTCTGTGAATGTCTCTAAAGTTCCCTCCATCTTCCCCCCATTTGAGCCCATTAGAGGAAGTAATCACATGAGATGGCGTGCTGTGAGCGAATGGCGATTGAATGAAAATGCACAGTACACTGAGTGTTAGGGCTTAATGCATGAAGGGAGACATGCACATTAACTCCAACAAACAATCTCAcgtcgatttttttttctgttccaacTGTTCACAAAGCAACAATATGTGAAAACGTCCACGCCCTCGTGCAAACTCTCTCATCTTTCTGAAGGGTTTATCAGACGGACCCTGTCCTTTAGCGCGCGGTAACACGTGCGCGCACAAATGGAGTGTATATAAGGGGTTGGGCCCTCGAAGGCGCTCTCTCCGTCTCCAGTTTGACAACAGAGCTGTAGCCGAGCGTCCTCCTGCACCCTTACACCTGTCAAGATGCCTGCAGACTACAATGGGCGGTGGGAGATGGTGAGCAACGAGAACTTTGAGGAAGTCATGAAAGCCCTCGGTAAGTCTACCTCACACATAATGCATGAAAGACtgctcagaaaaaaagagagaagcagCTTCTAGGCTTTTATGAAAGCAGGCGTCAGTTAGAGTATGACATTTAAAGACATGGCTGGATTGAAGGAGCACTTTAAGAATCTGGCATGGGGGTGACAGGATGGATGAAGGCGCATTCATTAGTGAGAGGGAGAGgaggctaaaaaaaagaaaagagtgcTGAGCTGATGCTTCATTTCCTTATTGAGCTGCTGTCAGGCTCAGTGTACCTCCAACTCTGCTGTCTGCTGCCACGCCAAATACATATTGATCGagtcttttttgcattttcatcctCCTGATTTGCAGAAGAAAAAGGATGGCTTTGGTCCTGGATCAGGCAGAGGGCCAGCtcacaaatttaaaatgaaaaaaatagaaaagactCTTCTCCTTCTGGCGCCTCATTGATCAACCTTAGGAACACTTTTCATTATTTACGGCTCAATCTGCAATTTATTAAACAACTACGCTGCACTCAGCCCACAAGAAGACCAAGAAATCAGCAGCGCCTCCATCTGGGTAGAATAGATTATTCATCCTGATAGAGCCGGGATGAGtgacagaaagaaataaagtgTTTAACTTTGGCGGTGTGGAACACTTAATGGGACAGAGAAACATTTAGGACATATTCTGGCCAAAGGAAAATGATTTGGAAAAAGGAAATATCTGGAAAGGACTCTGCTTTGAGggcattaaaaacaacatagtGCATGTCTGTAAAGCTGATTGCACATTTCACCCGCCGCCTATCTGCTTCTGACCCGCAGACATTGACTTTGCCACCAGAAAGATAGCAAACCACTTGCATCAGACGAAAGTCATCGTCCAAAACGGAGACAAGTTCGAAACCAAGACTCTGAGCACCTTCAGGAACTACGAGGTCAACTTCACCGTCGGTGAGGAGTTCGAGGAGCACACCAAGGGCCTGGACAACCGAAAAGTCAAGGTGGGAGGAGCTTTTCCAATCCTTCAAAGATACAACTGAGCTGTGTGTGACCCTGTGGTGATGTCACAGACTCTGGTTACCTGGGATGGAGACAAGCTGGTGTGTGTCCAGAAGGGCGAGAAGGAAAACCGAGGCTGGACACATTGGATTGACGGAGAGGAGCTGCACCTGGTAAGAACAAAACcacactcatttttttatttgaataaaaagtggATAAATGAACCAAGAAGAGAGATTTTCATGGTACTCCCTGACAACTTTACTCTTCAAAGAGGCAAATCAacgttttttttcagctatccgGACTCATATCTAAGAGCAATAATGATAAAAGTCCATTTATCAGAAATACGAAGATATCAGATACGCCTGATTGCGAAAAGTTGCTCTTGAGGTCTAAAGGTCTGTGCCTTCTCTTTCAGGAAATCAGGGTTCTTGATAAAGTCTGCCACCAGGTGTTTAagaagaagtgaaaaaaaacaagttcttgttgtctttttaaatgtggagaactgaaataaaacgatttattacaatttaaagacatttctgtttattttgtccTCTATGAAGCATAGTGCTGGATTTTATTAGATGTATATGGTGAATtggatttattttccattttgcttATTCCTGAAGATCTGGAACCACATGCGGCTCtaactttgaagaaaaaagctaataatttgaataaatagcgtttgtttttgtgtgtttttttttagatatttaacatATATGATAACTaagcaaaatgatggtaaaatttAAATCTACGATATTTTTATCCTCACATTGGAAATTACACCAATgttgttgaagaaaaaagtgaccaaagtcacaatgatagaaaatgttatctttgtttttttttagtttaaattaatcTGCTGCGACAGGAGAATCTGATtatacagtattttattttgaaaggaacgtTTATGCTATCAACAGTAAAATAAGCTAAATTTGatataaatattataattaaactactgcaaatgtttaaaactacATATTAAAAAGTGAATGGCATTAaggtcacaaaaacataattaaagtgtatttttgtaaacaaagtgGCTCTCACTGAGttttggtctgtaagaaactggaccaaatggctctttcagtgttagaggttgcagacccctcgCTTAAACCAACccagattattttttacatctcCAGTTTAAAAACAGGCTTCCTTAGATCCGTTTGATGGTCGGATTTGAGTTTGTTGTTGTCTCATAGTGAAGGTTTCAGGTTGCGTGTTGCTTATGGGAATGGGAActcctgattattttttccaaactttattgTTCTCCAGATGAGACACAACagcagggggtcaaactcagttgcacaaggggccaaaatccaaaacacatccgaacaggataaacatttattgaacacacacaaaaaaacatatttttaaactttaagatCGAAACTTTTCACATAATtaggaactagatatatagcattagctgtgataatgatagtgtgaatgatgtcaGACGAAtgtgaccgctgaagatgctgaagttgatagccatctaaatattagctaaaggccaaattagcataaaaaactaaaaacaataaatacattttaaaaagttaggttatccaaaacagctagcatgtagcggaaaaatagctacacttcaaaatagcttaaaaacttttaaaaagcctaaattatccaaaacagctagcatgtagctgaaatattagctaaactccaaaatagcctaaaacaatcttagtaaatgctaaaatagtctaaaaagcaagcaaaataccaatttgtaaaactttaaaactgtaactttttaacataattatgaataataaaaggcaggaatattattccagaataaatcaacttaaaccttaaataactttcaatgttttactctccttaaaaacatattttgtcaaagttatacaagttagaaataacccCAAGATAAAATCAGGCCATTAagaacaataaagtaaaatgatctggagggccgggttgGATTACCTGGAGGGCCCCGGGCCTTCTGACACATGCACTACAGGATGGACTTTAGTACTGCCAAAGTAATGGAatgcaatgtaaaaaaaaaagaaaaaagaaagaaaaacacttcattCAAAATTAAGTTAACAaatgcaggagaaaaaaaatatatatatatattaataaattcCGCGCGGTTTTTTGCATCTTTCCATGACTTATCAGGAACAGTCTGTCCTCAGCCTCTCTGCCGGCTCTGGTTCTGCTCTCACAGGAAGTCTGCAGGATCCACGTAGCCAAACACAGGAGCACGTGAAGTCAGAAAGCCACAGGctctcaaacaggaagtggatgggtctgccttcaaaataaaagcacagggTTTGCGAAGTGTTCATCAACCAATAAACGAAAATCATTtgttactttgttttaaaataaaaaacaaaaaaaattaagaaaataaaaggttcAATGAAGAGATATGAATTTATTAGCACATTTTTATCCTTCTCAACCagcttttttaatagttttagcACTCTTATAATGTATCtttgtatatatttaattaacttcccattttatgtatttgagcacatcatttttttttattttaacatcttataatattattattatttatttatttatttatttttggcggGATCCTTTATggcggggcttgctagcttgcgGTTTTCGCTCTTCTGGGACGGCTAGGGTCCAGCATTGCCGCCTCGCGGCTGTGGAGAGAATCTGATCGGTGCTGTGTATGCAATATATTGTTTTCTCATTGCAGAGCCAAGCCCTATGTCTCTTTTATAAAGAATAGGTGTTTTTAATTCTAGGAACGGGGGTGGGGGAGGGTAAAGGCAAGGGTGGGTTTTAATTCgaatttctgtctgttttgattgtaaaacacttttagttcctaaaatcataaaaaagtcatttttaaaaataaaaattgattgaatTGATTNNNNNNNNNNNNNNNNNNNNNNNNNNNNNNNNNNNNNNNNNNNNNNNNNNNNNNNNNNNNNNNNNNNNNNNNNNNNNNNNNNNNNNNNNNNNNNNNNNNNNNNNNNNNNNNNNNNNNNNNNNNNNNNNNNNNNNNNNNNNNNNNNNNNNNNNNNNNNNNNNNNNNNNNNNNNNNNNNNNNNNNNNNNNNNNNNNNNNNNNNNNNNNNNNNNNNNNNNNNNNNNNNNNNNNNNNNNNNNNNNNNNNNNNNNNNNNNNNNNNNNNNNNNNNNNNNNNNNNNNNNNNNNNNNNNNNNNNNNNNNNNNNNNNNNNNNgcatttctgtctgttttggttttaattgtaaaacacttttagttgctcaaatcataaaaaagtgaattttaaaaaataaaatttgattgaattggttgattgattgactaactgattgattgattgattgattgattgattgattgattgagtaattgattgattgattgatcttcGTCTTCCCATTTTGGATGCTGCAGGAATCTACCCAGCAAATGAAGAATGAAGACACAccttggacatttttttaaataaacctaaatGCTTAATCATAGTGTCATCTGTTAAATAATCCTAGGAATTTTCAGGTCCCCCTTACTTTCAATAAAACTTGACTTTCTTTGTCAACCATATAAACTctgtaatatatatacatacacacacacaNNNNNNNNNNNNNNNNNNNNNNNNNNNNNNNNNNNNNNNNNNNNNNNNNNNNNNNNNNNNNNNNNNNNNNNNNNNNNNNNNNNNNNNNNNNNNNNNNNNNNNNNNNNNNNNNNNNNNNNNNNNNNNNNNNNNNNNNNNNNNNNNNNNNNNNNNNNNNNNNNNNNNNNNNNNNNNNNNNNNNNNNNNNNNNNNNNNNNNNNNNNNNNNNNNNNNNNNNNNNNNNNNNNNNNNNNNNNNNNNNNNNNNNNNNNNNNNNNNNNNNNNNNNNNNNNNNNNNNNNNNNNNNNNNNNNNNaatatatatatatatatatatatatatataaaatctatATATACAGTACGTACATATATAATTTGCTTGTTTGAAATCTCAGTGTATTCTACTGTTCcaagttttattgtgaaaatctacAGGGAAACTTCTTGTCATTGTCGTTCCTTTGATTGTAATAAAGTTTCTCTGGATGAGAAACTCCAGCAGCAGACACTGCGGCTTCTTTAGCGGAAAGCAGCTCAGTCATCTGGAGTTATGGTGAGTCAACAAGCAAACCAACAAGTCTTTTCCAACTCCTATTTCATTTCATAGCAGTATTCAATGACTTTTTCTCttgtggatttgttttttcGGGCATCTTAAGCCACTTATGAgtacttttccttttatttttttgcagtaaacTTTCATACTGCCGTAAAACATAGTATatccttaaaagaaaaagttagaaaaaaggagaaaaagtgttttatgaaAACAGAAGGAAGCCATGAGTTCATTGACATGAGAAAAACTTGAGCAGGCAtgcataaaaaatgcaataagcCTGTAGGGAGAGACACAGACACACCTTTTATATAACTAAACCCAAAAACCTGACAAGTACCAAAGTACCAGAAGAATAAACGATGCTTTAGCCAAGCAAAGCATCTGTAACATCACTGTTCGTTACATTGTGTTGCACAGCCTCTGCGGTTGGAGATCAAGCGCAGACTGACGGCTCGGTCAGAGCGTGTGAAGAGCGTTGACCTGCATTCCACAGAGCCATGGATGCTGGTCAGTCTCTACAACGGCACTGTTGTGGTCTGGAACCATGAGACACAGGTGACACCAGCCTCATCACTCTTTCACACATGTTTAAAGCTCTTCAGATCCCTTTAAGCTCCTCCTCTACAGTCTTAACGGTTGGTGGAAATTCAGTGTCACTGACAGGTCTTCCTGTGTCATCTTTTGTACAGTTGATGGTGAAAACCTTTGAGGTGTGTGATCTGCCCGTCAGAGTGGCTAGGTTTGTTGCCAGGAAACACTGGATCGTTGTCGGAGCGGTAAGAACTATAAACatccactctgataaaaatgttgtttttggtgtttttaacatgaccttgtagcatttttctaatagtGGTAGACATACATTAactaatttatgattaaaaaagcatttatgaGTACTTCTGaattcaaatcatgttgaaaaccggatgcttaaaaaaactcagACTGAAGGTGCATTCATACCGAACGCGATTCGCATGACAAATTCAGTTCTGAGGAGGTGATATTTTCAGCCCAGCCTCCTGGACTTCAGTGGAGGTCGCTCGATACACCGACAGACAGACAGCCACTGCGGGGACCGTGGGCAGCCTGCTCTGGTCTCCTGCTCTGGTCTCCTGCTCTGGTCTCCTGAACCGTGATATTCTACTTTTGTcgagataataataaaaaaagggtcCCTTATTTTACCCTCTCTTGTTAATGGGGAACAGTCTTCAAACTCAGCCACAGACACAGAAGAAGCGGTTCTCATCCAGACACACTCCCCAAGTAAAAAGAAGCCCCGGTATCCATGGCCCCTCAGCTGCGGCTTccagctcaggatcacatgtttgacaggcggcgagcagcgaatttgaAGTGCGGTGAAAGAGGGGCAGGCCAACAGTTTGCGGCTCAGAGGTtagggagctctgatttaataggaacagtcagcgcgtcaaaaaacaacgacaccaaaaatgccaatttttaacaCGGAGATCTGAACCatatgtcaatatgtgacgacttgggaatgaaaatgtgtagaTTTAGGAAGATGTAGGCACTAATTTATATTCCTGAAGTACTGAAATTGACACTGattaggaaccgaaaccgaaGAATCGCTATGGCACGGGAACAGAATAAAACCCAGTGGGTGCCCAACCCTACCCACGACCCGcagccgtctgtctgtctgcgtATTTAGCAAGCGAGGAGGCTGGGTGGCTGTAGCCAGAGAGCTGCTACGGTAAGCTAGTAATCTCTGCTTCACCCGCCCTGGTA encodes:
- the LOC112136463 gene encoding retinol-binding protein 2: MPADYNGRWEMVSNENFEEVMKALDIDFATRKIANHLHQTKVIVQNGDKFETKTLSTFRNYEVNFTVGEEFEEHTKGLDNRKVKTLVTWDGDKLVCVQKGEKENRGWTHWIDGEELHLEIRVLDKVCHQVFKKK